A window of Tautonia plasticadhaerens contains these coding sequences:
- a CDS encoding ABC transporter permease, giving the protein MSTNASRPLAETVIEPRTGWRLVDLSELRDYGDLLWFLVYRNLKGRYVQSSLGLGWVVIQPVVTLMIFTLVFGRVVKIQPPGGTPFSVFVFIGLVSWQFFSGAMTSAGASIHGESSVVSKVYFPRLILPLSVVLSRLVDLMVSLVLLLVLMALNGLVPPPRALLIVPMLVILVTCLALGMGLWLSALAVQYRDVAYSMGFMAQIWMYLSPIFYSPEMIPERFRLIFGLNPMVGIITGLRSGLVDYPPFPWALVAQSVAITAVVLVSGALYFRRSERLFADVV; this is encoded by the coding sequence ATGAGCACCAACGCCTCCCGACCCCTCGCCGAGACCGTCATCGAGCCGCGTACCGGCTGGCGGCTCGTCGACCTCTCGGAGCTGCGCGACTACGGGGATCTGCTCTGGTTCCTGGTCTACCGGAACCTGAAGGGGCGCTACGTCCAGTCGTCGCTGGGGCTGGGATGGGTGGTGATCCAGCCGGTGGTGACCCTGATGATCTTCACCCTGGTCTTCGGCCGGGTGGTGAAGATCCAGCCGCCGGGCGGGACCCCGTTCTCGGTATTCGTCTTCATCGGGCTGGTGAGCTGGCAGTTCTTCTCCGGGGCGATGACTTCCGCCGGGGCGAGCATCCATGGCGAGTCCTCGGTCGTCTCCAAGGTCTACTTCCCCCGGCTGATCCTGCCGCTGTCGGTGGTCCTCAGCCGGCTCGTCGACCTTATGGTCTCGCTGGTCCTGCTGCTGGTCCTGATGGCCCTCAACGGCCTGGTCCCGCCTCCCAGGGCGCTTCTGATCGTCCCGATGCTGGTCATCCTCGTGACCTGCCTCGCCCTGGGCATGGGGCTCTGGCTCTCCGCCCTGGCGGTGCAGTATCGAGACGTCGCCTACTCGATGGGCTTCATGGCACAGATCTGGATGTACCTCAGCCCGATCTTCTATTCCCCCGAGATGATCCCGGAGCGGTTCCGCCTGATCTTCGGCCTCAACCCCATGGTCGGCATCATCACCGGCCTGAGGTCGGGCCTGGTGGACTATCCGCCCTTCCCCTGGGCACTGGTGGCCCAGTCGGTCGCGATCACTGCGGTCGTTCTGGTCAGCGGGGCGCTCTACTTCCGCCGCTCGGAGCGCCTGTTCGCCGACGTCGTCTGA
- the rfaD gene encoding ADP-glyceromanno-heptose 6-epimerase, protein MYIVTGAAGFIGSNVVHALNLRGVSDVIAVDNLQLGDKFRNLKDCQVADYLDVSEFRDRIRSGDDFGGGVRAVLHQGACADTTESDGRYMMDNNFTFSKELLRWSTGQGAALVYASSASVYGAGGVCREEAECEDPLNVYAYSKLLFDRYVQRARSTLKTTVVGLRYFNVYGPREGFKGRMASMVHQLHHQVARDGVARLFEGTDGYGPGEQRRDFVFVGDVARVNLFFADGPPRVGVFNVGTGEARSFNDIVTVLIEHLGRGRVEYIPFPDSLRGKYQSFTQADLTQLREIGYEEPFTSLEEGIRRLIDASGA, encoded by the coding sequence ATGTACATCGTCACGGGCGCCGCCGGCTTCATCGGCTCCAACGTCGTCCACGCGTTGAACCTTCGAGGCGTCTCGGACGTGATCGCCGTCGACAACCTCCAGCTCGGCGACAAGTTCCGCAACCTCAAGGATTGCCAGGTCGCCGACTACCTGGACGTCTCCGAGTTCCGGGACCGGATCCGTTCCGGAGACGACTTCGGCGGCGGCGTCCGGGCCGTGCTCCACCAGGGGGCCTGCGCCGACACCACCGAGTCGGACGGCCGCTACATGATGGATAACAATTTCACCTTCTCCAAGGAGCTGCTCCGCTGGTCGACCGGCCAGGGCGCGGCCCTCGTCTACGCCTCCAGCGCCTCGGTCTACGGCGCCGGGGGCGTCTGCCGGGAGGAGGCGGAGTGCGAGGACCCGCTGAACGTCTACGCCTACTCCAAGCTCCTGTTCGACCGCTACGTCCAGCGCGCCCGATCGACCTTGAAGACCACGGTCGTCGGCCTCCGGTACTTCAACGTCTACGGCCCGAGGGAGGGGTTCAAGGGCAGGATGGCTTCGATGGTCCACCAGCTCCACCATCAGGTCGCCCGGGACGGCGTCGCCCGGCTGTTCGAGGGGACCGACGGCTACGGCCCCGGTGAGCAACGCCGGGATTTCGTCTTCGTCGGCGACGTGGCCAGGGTCAACCTCTTCTTCGCCGACGGCCCCCCCCGGGTGGGCGTCTTTAATGTCGGCACCGGGGAGGCCCGGAGCTTCAACGACATCGTCACCGTGCTGATCGAGCACCTCGGCCGGGGCCGGGTGGAGTACATCCCCTTCCCCGACTCCCTGCGCGGCAAGTACCAGTCGTTCACCCAGGCGGACTTGACCCAATTGCGGGAAATCGGGTACGAGGAACCCTTCACCTCGCTCGAGGAGGGGATCCGGCGGCTCATCGACGCCTCCGGGGCCTGA
- the rfaE2 gene encoding D-glycero-beta-D-manno-heptose 1-phosphate adenylyltransferase: MFTWSNVRALVIGDVMLDRYLEGEVNRISPEAPVPVVRLAREWYRPGGAGNVAASLAGLGCRTMLAGASGADPESDRLRQALLDSGVSHCVLAERPGSRTICKTRVVSQGHHQLLRLDQDGARDEYRAAGTDLKDRLAALLADQDVVVLSDYDKGTLTPSLVRAAIDACRERSIPCVVDPKQLDFRAYAGATLLTPNLLEARRAAARPLDDDDAVAEAAAELRGRLDLDHMLITRGADGMTLATSSGLHHFPAEVREVADVTGAGDTVAAVLAACLGGGLGVEDACRAASVAAGIAVGHPGCYVVQGDELDWALRGHSPKVRSPEAARRWALDQRRAGRAVVFTNGCFDILHAGHLSCLEAARKLGDALVVGLNSDASVRGLKGPTRPVVGQDHRAALLAGLSCVDAVVLFDGPTPEDLIRQIEPDVLVKGGDYSIDGIVGADLVRAQGGRVATIPLVPGLSTTSIFAASRDAESRRHSNSA; encoded by the coding sequence GTGTTCACCTGGTCGAACGTCCGGGCCCTGGTCATCGGCGACGTGATGCTGGACCGCTACCTCGAAGGAGAGGTCAACCGCATCTCCCCCGAGGCCCCAGTCCCCGTAGTCCGCCTGGCCCGGGAGTGGTACCGCCCCGGCGGGGCCGGGAACGTCGCCGCCTCGCTCGCGGGCCTGGGATGCCGGACGATGCTGGCCGGAGCCTCCGGGGCCGACCCCGAGTCCGATCGCCTCCGCCAGGCCCTGCTCGACTCCGGTGTGTCGCACTGCGTCCTCGCCGAGCGGCCCGGCAGCCGGACCATCTGCAAGACCCGGGTCGTCTCCCAGGGCCACCACCAGCTCCTCCGGCTCGACCAGGACGGCGCCCGGGACGAATATCGCGCCGCCGGGACCGACCTGAAGGACCGGCTCGCCGCACTTCTGGCCGATCAGGACGTGGTCGTCCTCTCCGACTACGACAAGGGCACCCTGACCCCCTCGCTGGTCCGGGCCGCAATCGACGCCTGCCGGGAGCGGTCGATCCCCTGCGTCGTCGACCCCAAGCAACTGGACTTCCGCGCCTATGCCGGGGCCACCCTGCTGACCCCGAACCTGCTGGAGGCCCGACGCGCCGCCGCCCGCCCCCTGGACGACGACGACGCCGTCGCCGAGGCCGCCGCCGAGCTTCGGGGACGGCTCGACCTGGACCACATGCTCATCACCCGGGGGGCCGACGGCATGACGCTCGCCACGTCGAGCGGCCTGCACCACTTCCCGGCCGAGGTCCGGGAGGTGGCCGACGTGACCGGCGCCGGCGACACGGTGGCCGCCGTGCTCGCCGCCTGCCTGGGGGGCGGGCTCGGGGTCGAGGACGCCTGCCGGGCGGCCAGCGTGGCGGCGGGGATCGCCGTCGGGCACCCGGGCTGCTACGTCGTGCAGGGGGACGAGCTGGACTGGGCCCTCCGGGGGCATTCCCCCAAGGTCCGATCCCCCGAGGCCGCCCGACGCTGGGCACTCGATCAGCGTCGGGCCGGTCGGGCCGTCGTCTTCACCAACGGTTGTTTCGACATCCTCCACGCCGGGCACCTCTCCTGCCTGGAGGCCGCCCGGAAGCTGGGAGACGCCCTGGTCGTCGGCCTGAACTCCGACGCCTCCGTCCGGGGCCTGAAGGGACCGACCCGCCCGGTCGTCGGCCAGGACCACCGCGCCGCCCTGCTCGCCGGCCTCTCCTGCGTCGACGCCGTCGTCCTCTTCGACGGCCCCACCCCCGAGGACCTGATCCGCCAGATCGAGCCCGACGTCCTTGTCAAGGGCGGCGACTACTCGATCGATGGCATCGTCGGAGCCGACCTCGTCCGGGCCCAAGGCGGCCGGGTTGCCACCATCCCCCTCGTCCCCGGCCTGAGCACCACCTCCATCTTCGCCGCCTCCCGGGACGCCGAGTCCCGCCGCCACTCGAACTCCGCGTGA
- a CDS encoding winged helix-turn-helix domain-containing protein: MRPIGTAEELERRRRRAVELVKWGESPSKVAYFLGCGRSSVYTWLKAEREAPETLAARPHPGPPPRLSDEQIGELEGLLLKGSRAHGWPNDLWSAHRVAEVIRRHFGVSYHVEHVRKLIRRRPSWSSQRPQKKARQRNEAKTTN, encoded by the coding sequence ATGAGACCCATCGGGACCGCCGAAGAACTCGAACGCCGTCGTCGCAGGGCCGTGGAGCTGGTCAAGTGGGGGGAGTCGCCCTCCAAGGTCGCCTACTTCTTGGGTTGCGGTCGCTCCTCGGTCTACACCTGGCTCAAAGCCGAGCGGGAGGCCCCCGAGACGCTGGCCGCCAGGCCGCATCCCGGCCCGCCGCCCCGGCTCTCCGACGAGCAGATCGGGGAGTTGGAGGGCCTGCTCCTGAAGGGGTCCAGGGCCCACGGCTGGCCCAACGACCTCTGGAGCGCCCACCGGGTCGCCGAGGTCATCCGCCGCCATTTCGGCGTCAGCTACCACGTCGAGCACGTCCGCAAGCTGATCCGGCGGCGGCCGAGCTGGAGCAGCCAGAGGCCGCAGAAGAAGGCCCGGCAGCGGAACGAGGCGAAGACCACCAACTGA
- a CDS encoding transposase has product MFLDESGFQLSPVVRRTYAPRGKTPIVEAWHRKGLISAISAVTVSPVQRRPNLYFRLLPDNANAHGRDTTAFLAQLRGELRNPMSVLWD; this is encoded by the coding sequence GTGTTCCTCGACGAGTCGGGCTTCCAGCTCTCGCCGGTGGTGCGCCGCACTTACGCCCCGAGGGGCAAGACGCCGATCGTCGAGGCGTGGCACCGCAAGGGGCTCATCTCGGCCATCAGCGCCGTGACCGTCAGCCCGGTGCAACGTCGGCCCAACCTGTACTTCCGCCTGCTGCCGGACAATGCCAACGCCCATGGCAGGGACACGACGGCCTTCCTGGCCCAGCTGCGGGGCGAGCTTCGAAACCCGATGTCGGTCCTCTGGGACTAG
- a CDS encoding IS5 family transposase (programmed frameshift), translating into MAKPLLPDASWDRIRPLPPPPEPKRPDRPGRKRLHDRRCLVGILLVLRTGIPREDQPMEMGCGSGMACWRHLGYWTRCGVWRRLHELLLAELEYAGQIDWERAAVDSASLRARGGGEATGPSPVGRRKKGSKHFAVVDGGGKPLATRTTAANRPDVSELKGSVDAVPPVRGKRGRPRRRPDAMDADRGSDSKAHRRGLPRRGLTPRFARRGTPHGSGLGEVRWVVERTLSWLFHFGRLSVRRDRSAGVHQGFVDLAASIICFRQLPEGQLC; encoded by the exons ATGGCCAAGCCGCTCTTGCCCGACGCTTCGTGGGACCGCATCCGGCCGCTGCCGCCGCCGCCGGAGCCCAAGCGACCCGACCGACCGGGGCGGAAGCGGCTCCACGACCGCCGCTGCCTCGTCGGCATCTTGCTCGTCCTCAGGACGGGCATCCCCCGGGAGGACCAGCCGATGGAGATGGGCTGCGGCTCGGGCATGGCCTGCTGGCGGCACCTGGGGTACTGGACACGATGCGGCGTCTGGCGCCGGCTGCACGAGCTGCTGCTGGCCGAGCTGGAGTACGCCGGGCAGATCGACTGGGAGCGCGCCGCCGTCGACAGCGCCTCGCTGCGTGCCCGCGGCGGGGGCGAGGCGACCGGCCCGAGCCCGGTGGGCCGCCGCAAGAAGGGGAGCAAGCACTTCGCCGTCGTCGACGGGGGCGGCAAGCCGCTGGCGACGCGGACCACCGCGGCGAACCGGCCGGACGTCTCGGAGTTGAAGGGGTCGGTGGACGCGGTACCGCCGGTGCGCGGCAAGCGGGGCCGGCCGCGGCGGCGGCCCGACGCGATGGACGCCGATCGCGGCTCCGACTCGAAGGCCCACCGACGGGGCCTGCCTCGGCGCGGGCTCACGCCGCGGTTCGCCCGGCGCGGCACGCCGCACGGCAGCGGTCTGGGCGAGGTCCGCTGGGTGGTGGAGCGGACGTTGTCCTGGTTGT TTCACTTCGGCCGCCTTAGCGTGAGGAGAGACCGCTCGGCGGGGGTCCACCAGGGGTTCGTCGACCTGGCGGCCTCGATCATCTGCTTCAGGCAGCTACCCGAAGGTCAACTCTGTTAG
- a CDS encoding recombinase family protein codes for MSDATRSPKLRPWHLDRAAFVYVRQSTPQQVLDHRESTDRQYALADRAVALGWPRDRVTTIDDDLGKSGQSIEGRPGFQRLLAEVALDNVGLILGLEMSRLARSNRDWHQLLELCARFRVLLADADAVYDPADHNDRLLLGLHGMLNEAELHVIKERMCQGRLNKARRGEPMGSPPLGYVRLASGEWAIDPDEQVQATVRLIFDRFDREGTLHGLLRYLVHHGVRIPIRPRHGPNRGGLEWRRPNRPTLSNVLHHPAYAGAYRFGHREVDPRRKRPGRPDTGKLVRRPEECLVLIRDRLPAYITWERFCDNQERLEANRARRDRPGAPRQGASLLAGLLRCGRCGRRMLVRYSGATGRYSYTCARGAADHAEPICQSLSGPALDGLVAGRVLAAVEPAALEASLAAVAEVERERSELARHWRLRLERAGCEADRAARQYQACEPENRLVGRELERRWEEALRAQRRLEDEHERWRGSAPGRLSPDDERTIRSLAGDLPAVWQATTTTPAERQRIARLLIDHVSVTVDKASERVDVTLHWSGGMTESHAMSRPVKRYDLLADYPRLVERLRGWRAERLSPAAMAERLNVEGFRPPKRAERFTRGMVQRLLWHLGLARTPFGSPAGLGRDEYRPSSLARRLGVSRDTVRRWVRVGWLTAHRDAQGHHVIWADGSELRRLRELRRLPRTWANKGRLAELTRPRPRPGR; via the coding sequence ATGAGTGACGCAACCCGCTCGCCCAAGCTCCGGCCCTGGCATCTCGACCGGGCGGCCTTCGTCTACGTCCGCCAATCCACACCCCAGCAGGTGCTCGACCACCGCGAGTCCACCGACCGGCAGTACGCCCTGGCCGACCGCGCCGTCGCCCTCGGGTGGCCACGGGACCGCGTCACCACGATCGACGACGACCTGGGCAAGAGCGGCCAGTCGATCGAGGGCCGGCCCGGGTTCCAGCGGCTGCTGGCCGAGGTGGCGCTCGACAACGTCGGGCTGATCCTCGGCCTGGAGATGAGCCGGCTGGCCCGGTCCAACCGCGACTGGCACCAGCTGCTCGAGCTCTGCGCCCGCTTCCGCGTGCTCCTGGCCGACGCCGACGCCGTCTACGACCCGGCCGACCACAACGACAGGCTCCTGCTGGGCCTGCACGGCATGTTGAACGAGGCAGAACTTCATGTCATCAAGGAGCGGATGTGCCAGGGCCGGCTCAACAAGGCCCGCCGGGGCGAGCCGATGGGCTCCCCGCCGCTGGGCTACGTACGCCTCGCCTCGGGCGAGTGGGCGATCGACCCCGACGAGCAGGTCCAGGCGACCGTGCGGCTGATCTTCGACCGGTTCGACCGCGAGGGTACCCTGCACGGCCTGCTCCGCTACCTGGTCCACCACGGGGTCCGCATCCCGATCCGACCCCGCCACGGCCCCAACCGCGGCGGGTTGGAGTGGCGGCGGCCGAACCGCCCGACGCTGTCGAACGTCCTGCACCACCCGGCCTACGCCGGTGCCTACCGGTTCGGCCACCGGGAGGTCGACCCGCGGCGCAAGCGGCCCGGGCGGCCCGACACCGGCAAGCTGGTCCGCCGCCCGGAGGAGTGCCTGGTGCTGATCCGCGACCGGCTGCCGGCCTACATCACCTGGGAGCGGTTCTGTGACAACCAGGAGCGGCTGGAGGCCAACCGGGCCCGCCGGGACCGCCCCGGCGCGCCGCGGCAGGGGGCCTCGCTGCTGGCCGGACTCCTGCGGTGCGGGCGGTGCGGCCGGCGGATGCTCGTGCGGTACTCGGGGGCGACGGGCCGGTACAGCTACACCTGTGCCCGCGGGGCGGCCGACCACGCCGAGCCGATCTGCCAGAGCCTCTCCGGGCCGGCGCTCGACGGGCTGGTCGCCGGCCGGGTCCTGGCGGCGGTGGAGCCGGCGGCGCTGGAGGCGAGCTTGGCGGCGGTGGCCGAGGTCGAGCGCGAGCGGTCCGAGCTGGCCCGGCACTGGCGGCTCCGCCTCGAACGCGCCGGCTGCGAGGCCGACCGCGCGGCCCGGCAGTACCAGGCCTGCGAGCCGGAGAATCGCCTGGTCGGCCGCGAGTTGGAGCGGCGCTGGGAGGAGGCGTTGAGGGCGCAGCGGCGCCTCGAGGACGAGCACGAGCGGTGGCGGGGGTCGGCCCCCGGTCGGCTCTCACCGGACGACGAGCGGACGATCCGGTCGCTGGCCGGCGACTTGCCGGCGGTGTGGCAGGCGACGACGACGACGCCCGCCGAGCGGCAGCGGATCGCCCGACTCCTGATTGACCACGTGTCCGTCACCGTGGACAAGGCGAGCGAGCGGGTCGATGTGACGCTCCACTGGTCCGGCGGCATGACCGAGTCGCACGCCATGTCCCGGCCGGTGAAGCGGTACGACCTCCTGGCCGACTACCCCCGACTGGTCGAGCGACTGCGGGGATGGCGCGCCGAGCGGCTCAGCCCGGCGGCGATGGCCGAGCGGCTCAACGTCGAGGGGTTCCGTCCCCCGAAGCGGGCCGAGCGGTTCACGCGGGGGATGGTGCAACGGCTGCTCTGGCACCTGGGGCTGGCCCGCACGCCCTTCGGCAGCCCGGCCGGCCTCGGCCGCGACGAATACCGGCCGTCGTCGCTGGCGCGTCGGCTGGGGGTGTCGCGAGACACGGTGCGGCGATGGGTGCGGGTCGGGTGGTTGACGGCGCATCGCGACGCCCAGGGCCACCACGTGATCTGGGCCGACGGGTCCGAGCTGCGGCGGCTGCGCGAGCTCCGCCGGCTGCCGCGGACGTGGGCGAACAAGGGGCGGCTTGCCGAACTGACCAGACCGAGGCCGCGCCCGGGACGGTAG